One stretch of Oncorhynchus clarkii lewisi isolate Uvic-CL-2024 chromosome 1, UVic_Ocla_1.0, whole genome shotgun sequence DNA includes these proteins:
- the LOC139407595 gene encoding F-box/LRR-repeat protein 2: MGEITMETPELPLEIVTYILSFLKASDRKEASLVCWSWYDASQDLQFQRNDTFKFPASISSLDLIRGLSRRSRCSLVISHLDGSSMSRAVLQEIGLHLGPRLESLALPGSSVTESSLLALLPHLTALRRLDLRGLDSLFMSGAFLSKEEHRQQVGVALAGLEELDLSDLRYLSDLTFNRLTGCTLRLRRLSLAGCHIAFEFDPYRGCPVGPDSSALLSLRNLRRLLQEQASTVRGLDLSRTSITPESLRSVAQVGGLSLEELRLRGCKELTDYSVEVLCKHQPGLRILDLSACTELTSRAVLAVALSLKGLRFLSLSRDWRMTDKGLADLMMLPELRNLDLSECLHVSGAEIVKGLSALEPRARLETLSFKSCTYIRDLAVFSLARLLGSSLRELDLTSCVYLTDLSVRAIATYLPGLVVLRLGWCKEITDWGLLGMVELTKECEPSKEMEDKGPSFTRTFGNMGFFRPPSMPFQEKPRLVTNEDLGVFKEQDGSSLLALRSLQELDLSACSKLTDSSITQVLRYPDLQRLSLSMLPEISDDSLASVAYHCRSLTSLALSHCPQISDQGIARAAPYLARLQHLYLSCCDAVTDRSLSMLVQHCKRLRTLDISMCKDISITTVDLLQSQLPFLENVHCRFVGGADLTLTL; encoded by the exons ATGGGAGAAATAACCATGGAAACGCCTGAGTTACCTCTTGAG ATCGTCACCTACATCCTAAGTTTCCTCAAAGCATCAGACAGGAAGGAAGCCTCTCTGGTCTGCTGGAGCTGGTATGATGCGAGCCAAGACCTCCAATTTCAG AGGAATGACACATTCAAGTTCCCAGCCTCTATCTCCTCCCTGGATCTGATCCGGGGCCTGAGTAGGCGTTCCCGCTGCAGCCTGGTCATAAGCCATCTGGATGGGTCCAGTATGTCCCGGGCTGTGCTTCAGGAGATAGGGCTCCATCTAGGCCCTCGGCTGGAGAGCCTGGCCCTGCCAGGAAGCAGCGTGACCGAGTCTtccctcctggccctgctgccCCACCTGACCGCCCTGCGCAGGCTTGACCTCCGTGGCCTGGACAGCCTCTTCATGTCTGGAGCCTTCCTGTCCAAAGAAGAGCACCGCCAGCAG GTGGGGGTAGCTTTAGCAGGTCTTGAGGAGCTGGATCTCTCTGACCTGCGCTATCTATCAGATCTCACCTTCAACCGACTCACAGGCTGCACTCTCAGACTTCGCCGTCTCTCCCTGGCCGGCTGCCACATCGCCTTTGAGTTTGACCCGTACCGTGGCTGCCCCGTGGGGCCTGACTCCTCTGCCCTGCTCTCCCTACGTAACCTCCGCAGGCTGCTGCAGGAGCAGGCCTCCACCGTGCGGGGGCTGGACCTGAGCAGAACTAGCATCACCCCAGAGTCGCTGCGCTCCGTGGCCCAGGTAGGGGGCCTGTCTCTAGAGGAGCTGCGTCTGCGGGGCTGCAAGGAGCTGACAGACTACTCTGTGGAGGTGCTCTGCAAGCACCAGCCTGGCCTCCGGATCCTGGACCTCAGCGCCTGTACAGAGCTCACCAGCCGGGCTGTACTGGCTGTGGCCCTGAGCCTGAAGGGCCTccggttcctctctctgtcccgggACTGGAGGATGACGGATAAAGGGCTGGCCGACCTGATGATGCTGCCGGAGCTGAGGAACCTGGATCTGTCTGAGTGCCTGCATGTCAGTGGGGCTGAGATAGTGAAAGGGCTCTCTGCCCTGGAGCCCAGGGCACGGTTGGAGACACTCAGCTTCAAGAGCTGCACCTATatcagg gaTCTGGCTGTGTTCTCTCTGGCTCGGCTGCTGGGCTCCAGTTTGCGGGAGCTGGACCTCACCTCCTGCGTCTACCTCACAGACCTGAGTGTGCGTGCTATCGCCACCTACCTGCCCGGGCTGGTGGTGCTGCGACTGGGCTGGTGCAAGGAGATCACAGACTGGGGGCTGCTGGGCATGGTGGAGCTCACCAAGGAGTGTGAGCCCAGCAAGGAAATG GAGGACAAGGGGCCCAGCTTCACCCGTACTTTTGGAAATATGGGTTTCTTCCGGCCTCCCAGCATGCCCTTCCAGGAGAAGCCCCGGCTGGTGACGAACGAGGACCTGGGGGTGTTCAAGGAACAGGACGGGTCCTCACTGCTGGCCCTCAGGAGCCTCCAGGAGCTCGACCTGTCTGCCTGCTCCAAACTCACTGACAGCAGCATCACACAG GTGCTGCGTTATCCAGACCTCCAgcgcctctctctctcgatgCTGCCTGAGATCAGTGATGACAGCCTGGCGTCGGTGGCCTACCACTGCCGCAGCCTCACCAGCCTGGCACTCAGCCACTGCCCCCAGATCAGTGACCAGGGTATCGCCCGCGCCGCCCCCTACCTCGCCAGGCTGCAGCACCTCTATCTGTCCTGCTGCGACGCAGTCACAGatag GTCTCTCTCCATGCTCGTCCAACACTGTAAGAGATTGCGGACGCTGGACATCTCCATGTGTAAAGACATCTCCATAACAACAGTGGACCTCCTCCAATCCCAGCTGCCCTTCCTAGAGAATGTCCACTGCCGCTTTGTGGGCGGAGCTGACCTGACCCTCACACTCTGA